In a genomic window of Candidatus Thiothrix sulfatifontis:
- a CDS encoding transposase family protein: MKYLGNTHSGKKHDKKIADEEQTRLPEGSVILRDLGFKGADMGKGVTVIEPKKKPRNKCLTPQEKEENRQISARRVVVEHIISGIKRCRCLKDVYRNLKDDFDDQIMEIACGLHNLRNSMRNPIY; this comes from the coding sequence ATCAAATACTTAGGGAATACCCACTCAGGCAAGAAGCATGACAAGAAAATTGCCGATGAGGAGCAGACCCGATTACCGGAGGGTTCTGTGATTTTACGTGATTTAGGCTTCAAGGGGGCTGACATGGGAAAAGGTGTCACCGTCATTGAGCCAAAAAAGAAGCCACGGAATAAATGCCTGACCCCGCAAGAAAAAGAAGAAAACCGTCAAATTTCTGCCCGCAGGGTAGTCGTTGAACATATCATCAGTGGTATTAAACGCTGCCGATGCCTGAAAGATGTGTACCGTAATTTAAAAGATGACTTTGATGACCAGATTATGGAAATTGCTTGCGGACTACACAACCTGAGAAACTCCATGAGAAATCCCATCTATTGA
- a CDS encoding transposase has product MAEYSFNALKSNEKAFVAMTSLNVKEFLGLLELFSAAYQTDLHARGKRVDETRGRSDGKLALIEDKLFFILFYLKTYPLQEVLAHSFDLPQSVANHWIHRLCPVLQSALDKMGHKPIRLCSELMGRLAEEGQQELVIDGTERRIQRPVDNDVQREYYSGKKNPIRLKTMSSLAVLTDISNT; this is encoded by the coding sequence ATGGCGGAGTACAGCTTTAACGCATTGAAATCCAATGAAAAGGCATTTGTTGCCATGACCAGTCTCAACGTCAAGGAGTTTTTGGGTTTGCTCGAACTGTTCAGCGCAGCTTACCAAACTGACCTACACGCACGGGGCAAACGTGTTGATGAGACGCGGGGTCGTTCTGATGGGAAACTGGCATTAATAGAAGACAAACTGTTTTTCATTCTGTTTTACCTGAAGACCTATCCTTTACAAGAAGTGCTGGCGCATTCATTTGATCTTCCCCAAAGTGTGGCAAACCACTGGATACACCGCTTATGCCCGGTATTACAAAGTGCATTGGATAAGATGGGACATAAGCCCATTCGACTATGCTCAGAATTAATGGGACGGCTAGCAGAAGAAGGGCAACAGGAATTGGTTATTGACGGAACAGAGCGGAGAATCCAGCGCCCCGTGGATAATGATGTCCAGCGTGAATACTATAGTGGTAAAAAAAATCCCATACGGTTAAAAACAATGTCATCGTTGGCTGTGCTGACAGACATATCAAATACTTAG